A window of Mycobacteriales bacterium contains these coding sequences:
- a CDS encoding DivIVA domain-containing protein: protein MGLIVLVLLGIIILIGVALALTLNDRGLSEETVDHGDLGLPDRRLTADDIAGLRFRTSARGYRMEDVDNALERIAESMRAMPSAEER, encoded by the coding sequence GTGGGCCTCATCGTCCTGGTGCTGCTCGGCATCATCATCTTGATCGGCGTCGCACTCGCGCTGACGCTGAATGACCGCGGGCTCAGCGAGGAGACGGTCGATCACGGCGACCTCGGCCTGCCCGACCGGCGGCTGACTGCCGACGACATCGCCGGCCTGCGGTTCCGCACCAGCGCCCGGGGTTACCGCATGGAGGACGTCGACAACGCCCTCGAGCGGATCGCGGAGTCGATGCGGGCGATGCCGAGCGCCGAGGAGCGATGA